In Hwangdonia lutea, a single window of DNA contains:
- a CDS encoding beta-N-acetylhexosaminidase codes for MKIFKQLLCFFFLVMVSCKNEEPVKTGIIPQPNLIEYQQGTFTVTENTVIVSENSEEAKRIANELVTFFDKNFSIKLNTSTKIQNNAIHLKISEEVEHNEAYQLKVSNKGVSITGKSYHGVFYGVQTLKQMLTPKALIKVPTLNFMNINDAPEFGWRGLMLDVSRHFFPKDSVKEVIDILAMHKMNKFHWHLVDGIGWRIQIDKYPELTKKGAWRKVKEHKKPWEDYEATYKDSGAEVYGGFYTKADIKEVVAYAAERYIDVIPEIEMPGHSEAALQCYPEFSCDGEGTSGVYCAGNDGAFEFLQDIISEVVPLFPNEYLHIGGDEVGKQSWLNCKKCQKRMLDENLENAEELQSYFVKRMEKFIYSKNKKLMGWDEILEGGLPERATVMSWRGFEGGIEAANMGHDVVMSPGSPLYFDHNQGKSEFEPPSWGGYNSLLKVYDFNPVPDVIAADKRHHILGGQANLWTEQIKTLSHVQYMMLPRLSALSEALWTNPNQKNKEKFIKKIDIHFDRFKELSYNFAGSALSPDYEVVYNKADNDFTLVLKNELGINEIRYTLDGSEPSINSALYSAPIRYTKAINVHAQTFRKGKPIGYPLKKMFSTGFGDKCKVTYTHPYNESYSGGGDKALFNNKYANPRGDDPNWQGLPKKDFEVLIDLGEHNSLSFVGLNFFQHIGATSVMLPTQVIISISEDGKTFKTVLNKTLETVKDRDPIIKRMETEFDKQDVSFIKITAKNRGKLPDWHIRKGDAWVFVDEVTVK; via the coding sequence ATGAAAATTTTCAAACAGCTCCTATGTTTTTTCTTTTTGGTAATGGTTTCCTGTAAAAATGAAGAGCCAGTAAAAACAGGCATAATTCCACAGCCAAACCTTATCGAGTATCAACAGGGCACGTTTACAGTGACTGAAAATACGGTGATTGTTTCTGAAAATTCAGAAGAAGCAAAACGAATTGCGAATGAATTGGTTACTTTTTTTGATAAAAACTTCAGTATAAAACTAAACACCTCGACCAAAATTCAAAATAATGCCATTCATTTAAAAATATCAGAAGAAGTTGAGCATAACGAAGCGTATCAACTTAAGGTGTCAAATAAAGGTGTTTCAATTACAGGGAAAAGCTATCATGGTGTGTTTTATGGCGTGCAAACCTTAAAGCAGATGCTAACGCCAAAGGCACTAATAAAAGTACCAACCCTTAATTTTATGAATATAAATGATGCTCCGGAATTTGGTTGGCGCGGTTTGATGTTGGATGTATCGCGGCATTTCTTCCCTAAAGATTCCGTTAAAGAAGTAATCGACATTTTAGCCATGCATAAAATGAATAAATTCCATTGGCATTTGGTTGATGGTATTGGTTGGAGAATTCAAATTGATAAGTATCCGGAGTTAACTAAAAAAGGGGCTTGGCGCAAAGTAAAGGAGCATAAAAAACCTTGGGAAGATTATGAAGCCACTTATAAGGATAGCGGTGCTGAGGTTTACGGCGGGTTTTACACCAAAGCTGATATTAAAGAGGTTGTAGCCTATGCTGCCGAACGATATATTGATGTGATTCCAGAAATTGAAATGCCTGGACATTCTGAAGCTGCACTGCAATGTTATCCGGAGTTTAGTTGTGATGGCGAAGGAACATCTGGAGTGTATTGTGCCGGAAACGATGGTGCTTTCGAGTTTTTACAAGATATAATTAGCGAGGTTGTGCCCCTTTTTCCAAATGAATATTTGCATATAGGTGGCGACGAGGTTGGAAAACAATCGTGGTTAAATTGTAAAAAATGCCAAAAAAGAATGCTGGATGAAAATCTTGAAAATGCCGAGGAGTTACAAAGTTATTTTGTAAAACGCATGGAAAAATTCATTTATTCCAAAAACAAAAAGTTAATGGGGTGGGATGAAATTTTGGAAGGCGGTTTGCCAGAGCGGGCAACCGTAATGTCGTGGCGCGGGTTTGAAGGCGGAATTGAAGCTGCAAATATGGGTCACGATGTGGTGATGTCTCCCGGATCGCCTTTGTATTTCGACCATAATCAAGGCAAAAGCGAGTTTGAACCACCATCTTGGGGAGGCTATAATAGCTTATTAAAGGTTTACGATTTTAACCCCGTTCCCGATGTTATTGCGGCAGATAAAAGACATCATATTTTGGGTGGGCAAGCCAATTTATGGACCGAGCAAATCAAAACTTTAAGTCATGTGCAATATATGATGCTACCGAGATTAAGCGCGTTGTCCGAAGCTCTTTGGACGAACCCAAACCAGAAAAACAAGGAAAAGTTTATTAAAAAAATAGACATTCATTTTGATAGATTTAAAGAACTCAGTTACAATTTTGCGGGCAGTGCTTTATCGCCGGATTATGAGGTCGTATATAATAAAGCTGACAATGATTTTACGCTTGTATTAAAAAACGAATTGGGTATCAATGAGATTCGATATACCTTGGATGGATCGGAGCCATCAATAAATTCAGCATTATATTCGGCGCCAATACGCTACACAAAGGCTATTAATGTTCACGCACAAACTTTTAGAAAGGGCAAGCCCATTGGTTATCCTTTAAAGAAAATGTTTTCTACTGGTTTTGGCGATAAATGCAAAGTGACTTACACCCATCCTTACAACGAAAGTTACAGCGGTGGAGGCGACAAGGCCTTATTTAATAATAAGTATGCAAATCCAAGAGGCGATGACCCCAATTGGCAAGGGCTACCTAAAAAAGATTTTGAAGTGCTTATCGATTTAGGGGAACACAATAGTTTGTCTTTTGTTGGTTTAAACTTTTTTCAACACATTGGCGCAACATCTGTCATGTTACCAACCCAAGTGATTATTAGTATTTCAGAAGATGGTAAAACCTTTAAAACGGTTTTAAATAAAACTTTGGAAACCGTAAAAGACAGAGACCCTATTATAAAAAGAATGGAAACAGAATTTGATAAACAAGACGTTTCATTTATAAAAATAACAGCTAAAAATAGAGGCAAATTACCCGATTGGCATATTCGAAAAGGTGATGCTTGGGTGTTTGTTGATGAGGTTACGGTAAAATAA
- a CDS encoding secondary thiamine-phosphate synthase enzyme YjbQ, translated as MKFFQKKIQLKPYSRGFHLITNSILEAIPEIRDIKIGQMQVFIKHTSASLTINENADYTVRTDFESHFNKMIPEHAPYYEHTYEGSDDMPAHIKASVLGASVQIPITNGKLNLGIWQGIYLCEHRNSGGSRHVVITAYGI; from the coding sequence ATGAAATTTTTTCAAAAGAAAATACAATTAAAACCTTACTCAAGAGGGTTTCATTTGATTACCAATTCCATTTTGGAAGCCATTCCAGAAATTAGAGACATTAAAATAGGGCAGATGCAAGTGTTTATAAAACACACATCGGCGAGTTTAACGATAAATGAAAATGCCGATTATACGGTGAGAACCGATTTTGAAAGTCATTTCAATAAAATGATTCCTGAACATGCGCCGTATTACGAGCATACATACGAAGGGTCTGATGATATGCCGGCACATATAAAAGCATCGGTTTTAGGCGCCTCGGTACAGATACCTATAACCAACGGGAAACTAAATTTAGGGATTTGGCAAGGTATTTATTTGTGCGAACACAGAAATTCGGGCGGTTCGCGACATGTTGTAATTACTGCCTACGGTATTTAA
- the infC gene encoding translation initiation factor IF-3 produces the protein MAIRRRHQPRRVSQEDKHKINSKITAQKVRLVGDNVEIGIYTKGDAMRIANEQELDLVEISPNADPPVCKVMDYKKFLYEQKKRDKALKSKATKVTIKEIRFGPQTDDHDYEFKKKHAEKFLKEGAKLKAFVFFKGRSIIFKEQGQILLLRLAQDLEELGKVEQMPRLEGKRMTMFIAPHKK, from the coding sequence ATAGCAATTAGAAGAAGACATCAACCCAGAAGGGTTTCACAAGAGGACAAACATAAGATTAACTCTAAGATTACAGCGCAAAAAGTACGCCTTGTTGGAGACAACGTAGAAATTGGTATTTACACCAAAGGTGATGCTATGAGAATAGCAAACGAGCAGGAATTAGATCTTGTAGAGATTTCACCAAATGCTGATCCTCCGGTATGTAAGGTTATGGATTATAAAAAGTTTCTTTACGAACAAAAGAAACGCGATAAAGCTTTAAAATCTAAAGCTACAAAAGTAACGATTAAAGAAATTCGTTTTGGTCCTCAAACTGACGATCATGATTACGAATTTAAAAAGAAACATGCTGAGAAGTTCTTGAAAGAAGGTGCAAAATTAAAAGCTTTTGTATTCTTTAAAGGACGATCCATCATATTTAAGGAGCAAGGTCAAATATTATTGCTACGCTTAGCACAGGATTTGGAAGAATTAGGAAAAGTGGAGCAAATGCCTCGGTTAGAAGGTAAACGAATGACCATGTTTATTGCTCCCCATAAAAAGTAA
- the rplT gene encoding 50S ribosomal protein L20, with protein sequence MPRSVNSVAKRARRKKVIKQAKGYFGRRKNVWTVAKNAVDKAMQYSYRDRRNKKRTFRALWITRINAGAREHGLSYSQFMGKLRANDIELNRKVLADLAMNNPEAFKAVVEKVK encoded by the coding sequence ATGCCAAGATCAGTAAATTCTGTAGCCAAAAGAGCCAGAAGAAAAAAGGTAATAAAACAAGCAAAAGGCTATTTCGGACGTCGTAAAAACGTTTGGACAGTAGCAAAAAATGCGGTTGATAAAGCGATGCAATATTCGTACAGAGACCGTAGAAACAAAAAAAGAACATTCCGTGCTTTATGGATTACGCGTATTAACGCTGGAGCCAGAGAACATGGTTTATCTTATTCTCAATTTATGGGGAAATTAAGAGCTAATGATATTGAATTAAACCGTAAGGTTTTAGCAGATTTAGCCATGAATAACCCAGAGGCTTTTAAAGCTGTAGTAGAGAAAGTAAAATAA
- the thrS gene encoding threonine--tRNA ligase yields the protein MIHITLPDGSVKTFEENVTPMDVAKSISEGFARNVISASFNGTTVETVTPLTTDGALVLYTWRDDEGKTAFWHSSAHVLAQAIEELYPDAKLTIGPAIENGFYYDVDFGDHVVSEKDFKKIETKMLEIARGKHDFKMRSASKADALELYKDNPFKTELIENLEDGTITFCDHSTFTDLCRGGHIPNTGIIKAVKVLSVAGAYWRGDENKPQLTRVYGISFPKQKDLTAYLEMLEEAKKRDHRKLGAALELFTFSQKVGQGLPLWLPKGAALRERLENFLKAAQKKAGYEMVVTPHIGQKELYVTSGHYAKYGEDSFQPIHTPKEDEEFLLKPMNCPHHCEIYKSSPWSYKDLPKRFAEFGTVYRYEQSGELHGLTRVRGFTQDDAHIFCTPEQLDKEFKDVIDLVLYVFGSLGFENFTAQVSVRDPENPDKYIGTVENWEKAEQAIINAAEEKGLNYVIETGEAAFYGPKLDFMVKDALGRKWQLGTIQVDYTLPERFDLTYKGSDNELHRPIMIHRAPFGSMERFVALLLEHTGGNFPIWLMPVQTIILSISEKYEKYSEKVLNLLENNEIRALVDHRNETIGKKIREAEMQKHPYMIIIGEQEEQEGKITVRQHGGADLGMITVEAFTEIIKEDIKKTLKSF from the coding sequence ATGATACATATAACATTACCTGATGGCAGCGTGAAAACGTTTGAAGAGAACGTTACACCTATGGATGTTGCCAAAAGCATAAGTGAGGGATTTGCGCGAAATGTAATTTCGGCCAGTTTTAATGGTACAACCGTAGAAACTGTTACACCATTAACCACCGATGGCGCACTGGTTTTATACACATGGCGCGATGACGAAGGCAAAACGGCGTTTTGGCACTCTTCGGCACATGTATTGGCACAGGCTATTGAGGAATTGTATCCGGATGCTAAACTTACCATTGGCCCTGCTATTGAAAATGGGTTTTATTATGATGTAGATTTTGGTGATCACGTGGTTTCGGAAAAAGATTTTAAAAAGATTGAAACCAAGATGTTGGAGATTGCCCGTGGTAAGCACGATTTTAAAATGCGTTCGGCAAGTAAAGCTGATGCACTGGAGCTATATAAGGACAACCCGTTTAAAACAGAATTGATAGAGAATTTAGAGGATGGTACGATTACTTTTTGCGACCACTCGACATTTACCGATTTGTGCCGTGGCGGACACATACCTAACACCGGCATTATTAAAGCGGTTAAGGTATTGAGTGTTGCCGGTGCTTATTGGCGCGGTGATGAAAACAAACCACAACTAACTCGTGTTTACGGTATATCGTTCCCAAAGCAAAAAGATCTTACGGCTTATTTAGAAATGCTTGAAGAAGCCAAAAAACGTGACCACCGTAAACTTGGTGCAGCGTTGGAATTGTTTACTTTTTCGCAAAAAGTTGGTCAAGGATTGCCGCTTTGGTTGCCAAAAGGCGCTGCCTTACGCGAGCGTTTAGAGAACTTTTTAAAAGCGGCTCAAAAGAAAGCGGGTTACGAAATGGTGGTTACACCGCACATAGGCCAGAAGGAGCTATATGTTACTTCCGGTCATTATGCTAAATATGGCGAAGATAGTTTTCAGCCCATTCACACTCCTAAGGAAGATGAAGAGTTTTTATTGAAGCCCATGAATTGTCCGCACCACTGCGAAATTTACAAAAGCAGTCCATGGAGTTATAAAGATTTACCAAAACGTTTTGCTGAATTTGGTACTGTTTACAGATACGAACAAAGCGGCGAGTTGCATGGCTTAACCCGTGTACGCGGCTTTACTCAAGATGATGCACATATATTTTGTACGCCAGAACAATTGGATAAAGAATTTAAAGATGTGATTGATTTGGTGCTTTATGTATTTGGTTCGTTAGGGTTTGAAAACTTTACAGCACAGGTTTCTGTAAGGGATCCGGAAAATCCAGACAAATATATTGGTACTGTTGAAAATTGGGAAAAAGCAGAGCAAGCCATTATTAATGCTGCGGAAGAAAAAGGCTTAAATTATGTTATTGAAACTGGTGAGGCCGCTTTTTATGGTCCGAAATTGGACTTTATGGTTAAAGATGCCTTAGGCAGAAAGTGGCAATTGGGCACCATTCAAGTAGATTACACCCTGCCCGAGCGTTTTGATTTAACCTATAAAGGCAGTGATAATGAGCTACACAGACCTATTATGATACACCGTGCACCGTTCGGCAGTATGGAACGTTTTGTTGCTTTATTACTTGAACATACAGGTGGTAATTTCCCTATTTGGTTGATGCCCGTTCAAACAATTATACTATCAATTAGTGAGAAATATGAAAAATACTCTGAAAAAGTTTTAAATTTGCTAGAAAATAACGAAATTCGCGCCCTCGTTGACCATAGAAATGAGACGATAGGGAAAAAAATACGTGAAGCTGAGATGCAGAAACACCCTTATATGATTATTATTGGTGAACAAGAAGAACAAGAAGGCAAAATTACGGTAAGACAACACGGAGGTGCAGATTTAGGAATGATTACTGTAGAAGCTTTTACAGAAATCATAAAAGAAGATATTAAAAAAACATTAAAATCATTTTAA
- a CDS encoding HAD family hydrolase codes for MNLSKVKLVVTDMDGTLLNSQHQVSSEFFKLFNKISDHGVLFVAASGRPHYSITQKLNGIKNDIIIVSENGGLVSKKDETLLSTPIKTNQLSEITRLIDSLENAHPVFCGKTKAFITKNSLAIADVLTEYYPSYQIIENIEEIKEPIYKVSLYHNEDSEKHIYPHVKHLESQFKVKTSARHWVDISDNLANKGHAIKLLQDSYRISAEETMVFGDYHNDIEMLKQGYFSYAMKNAHETVKQTARFETKTNDEFGVEYILQKLIVDKEGQ; via the coding sequence ATGAATCTATCAAAAGTAAAATTAGTGGTTACCGACATGGATGGTACGTTACTAAACTCACAACATCAAGTGAGTTCTGAGTTTTTTAAATTGTTCAATAAAATATCAGACCACGGCGTTCTGTTTGTCGCCGCCAGCGGACGCCCCCACTATAGCATTACCCAGAAACTTAACGGTATAAAAAACGATATTATTATAGTTTCAGAAAATGGTGGACTTGTTTCTAAAAAGGATGAAACCCTACTTTCTACGCCTATAAAAACAAATCAGCTTTCAGAAATTACAAGATTGATTGATTCATTAGAAAATGCTCACCCTGTTTTCTGTGGAAAAACCAAAGCCTTCATTACAAAAAACTCATTAGCCATAGCGGATGTTTTAACCGAATATTATCCGAGTTATCAAATTATTGAAAACATTGAAGAGATTAAAGAACCCATTTACAAGGTTTCTCTTTACCATAATGAAGATTCAGAAAAGCATATTTATCCGCACGTTAAACATTTAGAATCACAATTTAAAGTAAAAACTTCTGCCAGACATTGGGTGGATATTTCTGATAATTTGGCCAATAAGGGACACGCGATTAAATTGCTGCAAGATTCGTATCGTATTTCGGCTGAAGAAACGATGGTTTTTGGCGATTATCACAACGATATAGAAATGCTAAAACAGGGTTATTTTAGCTACGCCATGAAAAACGCCCATGAAACTGTAAAACAAACAGCGCGTTTTGAAACCAAAACCAATGATGAGTTTGGTGTTGAATACATTTTACAAAAATTAATTGTTGACAAAGAGGGGCAATAA
- the rpmI gene encoding 50S ribosomal protein L35 encodes MPKMKTKSSAKKRFKLTGTGKIKRKHAFKSHILTKKSKKRKLALTHDTLVHKADEDNVKTMLRLK; translated from the coding sequence ATGCCTAAAATGAAAACAAAATCTAGTGCCAAAAAGCGTTTTAAGCTTACAGGTACTGGTAAAATTAAAAGAAAGCACGCTTTTAAGAGTCACATCTTAACAAAGAAATCTAAAAAGCGTAAGCTAGCGTTAACCCATGATACTTTAGTACATAAGGCTGACGAAGACAATGTTAAAACCATGTTGCGTTTAAAGTAA